A stretch of the Comamonas testosteroni TK102 genome encodes the following:
- a CDS encoding roadblock/LC7 domain-containing protein — protein sequence MNTHTSLVIPADAVQAGQEILARVVAPVAGVHIALLCTPDGFEIAALRIRSELPTERLSAMAGSLMAMARAVANEIGHKDCKRLTFETESGTVVFQAVNGSFPAVLCLVVDQNALLGRALWAAGEVATGYLPS from the coding sequence ATGAATACCCATACCTCTCTCGTGATTCCGGCCGATGCGGTGCAGGCCGGCCAGGAAATCCTGGCGCGCGTGGTCGCCCCGGTTGCAGGCGTCCATATCGCCTTGCTCTGCACCCCTGACGGCTTCGAGATTGCTGCGCTGCGCATTCGCAGCGAGTTGCCGACCGAGCGGCTGTCGGCCATGGCGGGCTCGCTGATGGCCATGGCCAGGGCCGTGGCCAATGAAATCGGTCACAAGGATTGCAAGCGCCTGACCTTCGAGACGGAGTCGGGCACCGTGGTCTTCCAGGCGGTGAACGGCTCTTTCCCGGCCGTTCTCTGTCTGGTGGTCGATCAGAACGCCTTGCTGGGGCGCGCGCTTTGGGCGGCCGGCGAGGTTGCCACAGGGTACCTGCCTTCCTGA
- a CDS encoding phospholipase A — translation MSIRFFTPPPLTLSIGLTLVGGLNPATASSAELPPPESWQQCAATTSNTDRLACFDAWAHKQGPAVATQAAGWSVPAASAQAAPALTAATASANDAAPASTAGATVASADSGLGLSPTNGGCRDPRYTEVSRYFELEPGTDCGTFNFRGYRPMSVSVVMGDEVNQQPYSPSRGLATEQPYQKHEMRLQLSARTKIASGLLTGPTSKGKDSLWFGYTQQSYWQLFNGDISRPFRTTDHEPEVFYVYPTDAQLPLGWRWRYSGIGIAHQSNGQSNPLSRSWNRWYLMTGAELGNRWQLHLKAWQRMKESALEDDNPHIQDYIGRGEVKLGWNVNDQNYLGLTARGSLGQGKGSGRIEWLRTLGEGWNGGKSNLRLHVQLFSGYGDSLIDYNNKRTVLSVGLSLLDF, via the coding sequence ATGAGTATTCGCTTCTTCACCCCGCCCCCCCTGACCCTGAGCATAGGCTTGACACTGGTCGGCGGCCTGAACCCGGCCACCGCCAGCAGCGCGGAACTGCCGCCACCCGAAAGCTGGCAGCAATGCGCAGCCACCACCAGCAACACCGACCGCCTGGCCTGCTTCGATGCATGGGCACACAAGCAAGGCCCGGCGGTTGCAACCCAGGCCGCCGGTTGGAGTGTGCCTGCGGCTAGCGCACAAGCTGCGCCTGCTCTCACTGCCGCTACCGCCTCGGCGAACGACGCAGCGCCCGCCAGCACGGCTGGGGCGACTGTCGCCAGCGCCGACAGCGGCCTGGGTCTCTCGCCCACCAACGGCGGCTGCCGCGATCCGCGCTACACCGAGGTTTCGCGCTACTTCGAGCTGGAGCCCGGCACGGACTGCGGCACCTTCAACTTCCGTGGCTACCGCCCCATGTCGGTCTCCGTGGTCATGGGCGACGAGGTCAACCAGCAGCCCTATTCGCCCAGCCGCGGCCTGGCGACCGAGCAGCCCTACCAGAAGCACGAGATGCGCCTGCAGCTCTCGGCCCGCACCAAGATTGCCTCCGGCCTGCTGACCGGCCCCACCTCGAAGGGCAAGGATTCGCTGTGGTTCGGCTATACCCAGCAGTCCTACTGGCAGCTGTTCAACGGCGATATCTCGAGGCCCTTCCGCACCACCGACCACGAGCCCGAGGTCTTCTACGTCTACCCGACGGACGCCCAGCTGCCGCTGGGCTGGCGCTGGCGCTACTCGGGCATTGGCATCGCGCACCAGTCGAACGGTCAGAGCAATCCGCTGTCGCGCAGCTGGAACCGCTGGTATCTGATGACCGGCGCCGAGCTGGGCAACCGCTGGCAGCTGCATCTGAAAGCCTGGCAGCGCATGAAGGAGAGCGCGCTCGAGGACGACAACCCCCACATCCAGGACTACATCGGCCGCGGTGAAGTCAAGCTGGGCTGGAACGTCAACGACCAGAACTACCTGGGCCTGACCGCTCGCGGCTCACTGGGCCAGGGCAAAGGTTCCGGACGCATCGAATGGCTGCGCACCCTGGGCGAAGGCTGGAACGGTGGCAAGAGCAATCTGCGCCTGCATGTACAGCTGTTCAGCGGCTATGGCGACAGCCTGATCGACTACAACAACAAGCGCACGGTGCTCAGCGTGGGTCTGAGCCTGCTGGACTTCTAA
- a CDS encoding RidA family protein, whose amino-acid sequence MQVLLPPGWPRPKGYANGVSVSGRQIYVAGMIGWDAEGRFHTDDLAAQARQALHNIVEVLQAGGARPEHIVRMTWYITDKKEYLAQQAEIGRAYRELIGSFSVAMTAVQVAALIEDRAKVEIEVTAVVPE is encoded by the coding sequence ATGCAAGTACTGCTGCCGCCGGGCTGGCCCCGGCCCAAGGGATATGCGAATGGAGTTTCCGTGAGTGGCCGCCAGATCTATGTAGCCGGCATGATTGGCTGGGACGCCGAGGGCCGGTTTCATACCGACGATCTCGCGGCGCAGGCCAGACAGGCTCTGCACAATATCGTCGAGGTGCTGCAGGCCGGTGGAGCCAGGCCTGAACACATCGTGCGCATGACCTGGTACATCACCGACAAGAAGGAATATCTGGCGCAGCAGGCCGAGATCGGCAGGGCCTATCGCGAGCTGATTGGTTCATTCAGCGTGGCCATGACAGCCGTGCAGGTGGCGGCCCTGATCGAGGACCGAGCCAAGGTGGAGATCGAAGTGACGGCCGTGGTGCCGGAGTGA
- a CDS encoding ATP-dependent helicase: MSAGLNLAQLQAVHYTDGPCLVLAGAGSGKTRVITHKIGRLIETGLAPRRIAAITFTNKAAAEMRERAAGLIGRQAKEVLICTFHSLGVRMVREDGHILGLKPQFSILDTDDVTGILKDCSGGTTDVATARQWQWTISGWKNQGWDSRKALAMAQDDNERSTALIMQRYEERLTAYQSVDFDDLIGMPMRLLRGHPEVREKWQRLLGHVLVDEYQDTNATQYELLKFLVGERAHFTAVGDDDQSIYGWRGATLDNLRKLPVDFPQLKVIKLEQNYRSTSAILRAANNVIGPNPKLFPKTLFSELGEGEPVRIVDCDTEEHEAERAVARIQSLRANMNPQPAWKDFAILYRANHQAKPFEKALRKANIPYKVSGGTSFFDRAEIKDLCAWFRLWINNDDDPAFLRSIGTPKRGIGHTTLGKLGEFSAAHKLSMFGSLFNAMLEEALPRKAFESLLEFGRYINDLEYRARHTLGFEASRSFLIDWLKEIGYEQYLYDSEDSESVAAARWSNVLEFCDWMAQRAGGQIEDAAGAGTQTEVKSLLEVSQNIALLSTISEREKEQDMVVLSTLHASKGLEWPHVMQVGVTEGMLPFKLDDDDGKQQKLSDETAARLQEERRLMYVGITRAQRTLAVSWTKRRKKGREMVACQPSRFIKEMGLDAATAKEDPREKLRKLREEFAARKNQAAPGAAN; the protein is encoded by the coding sequence ATGTCTGCTGGTCTCAACCTCGCTCAGCTCCAGGCCGTGCATTACACCGACGGTCCATGCCTTGTTCTGGCAGGCGCCGGGTCGGGCAAGACCCGGGTGATTACACACAAGATAGGCCGCCTGATCGAAACCGGTCTGGCGCCACGCCGCATTGCCGCCATCACCTTTACCAACAAGGCCGCCGCCGAAATGCGCGAGCGCGCCGCAGGCCTGATCGGCCGCCAGGCCAAGGAGGTGCTGATCTGCACCTTCCACTCGCTGGGCGTGCGCATGGTGCGCGAGGACGGCCACATTCTCGGCCTCAAGCCCCAGTTCAGCATTCTGGACACCGACGACGTCACCGGCATCCTCAAGGACTGCTCGGGCGGCACCACCGATGTGGCGACGGCACGCCAGTGGCAGTGGACCATCAGCGGCTGGAAGAACCAGGGCTGGGACAGCCGCAAGGCCCTGGCCATGGCGCAGGACGACAACGAGCGCAGCACCGCTCTCATCATGCAGCGCTATGAAGAGCGCCTGACCGCCTACCAGAGCGTGGACTTCGACGACCTGATCGGCATGCCCATGCGACTGCTGCGCGGCCACCCCGAGGTGCGCGAGAAATGGCAGCGCCTGCTGGGCCATGTGCTGGTGGACGAGTACCAGGACACCAATGCCACGCAGTACGAGCTGCTGAAATTCCTGGTGGGCGAGCGCGCCCACTTCACGGCCGTGGGAGACGACGATCAGTCGATCTACGGCTGGCGCGGCGCCACGCTGGACAATCTCAGGAAGCTGCCCGTGGACTTTCCGCAGCTCAAGGTCATCAAGCTGGAGCAGAACTACCGCTCCACCAGCGCCATCTTGCGCGCCGCCAACAATGTGATCGGCCCCAACCCCAAGCTGTTTCCCAAGACCCTGTTTTCGGAACTCGGCGAGGGCGAACCCGTGCGCATCGTCGACTGCGACACCGAAGAGCACGAGGCCGAGCGTGCCGTGGCCCGCATCCAGAGCCTGCGTGCCAATATGAACCCGCAGCCCGCGTGGAAGGACTTCGCCATCCTCTATCGCGCCAACCACCAGGCCAAGCCCTTCGAGAAGGCGCTGCGCAAGGCCAACATCCCCTACAAGGTCTCGGGCGGCACCAGCTTTTTCGACCGCGCCGAGATCAAGGACCTGTGCGCCTGGTTCCGCCTCTGGATCAACAACGACGACGACCCGGCCTTTCTGCGCTCCATCGGCACGCCCAAGCGCGGCATCGGTCACACCACGCTGGGCAAGCTCGGGGAATTCTCCGCTGCGCACAAGCTCAGCATGTTCGGCTCGCTGTTCAATGCCATGCTGGAGGAGGCGCTGCCGCGCAAGGCCTTCGAAAGCCTGCTGGAATTCGGCCGCTATATCAACGACCTGGAATACCGCGCCCGCCACACCCTGGGCTTTGAAGCCTCGCGCAGCTTTCTGATCGACTGGCTCAAGGAAATTGGCTACGAACAGTATCTGTATGACAGCGAAGACAGCGAGTCTGTCGCTGCCGCGCGCTGGAGCAATGTGCTGGAGTTCTGCGACTGGATGGCCCAGCGCGCCGGCGGCCAGATCGAGGATGCCGCAGGCGCCGGCACCCAGACCGAGGTCAAGAGCCTGCTGGAGGTCTCGCAGAACATTGCCCTGCTGTCCACCATCAGCGAGCGCGAGAAGGAGCAGGACATGGTCGTGCTCTCCACCCTCCATGCCTCCAAGGGCCTGGAATGGCCCCATGTCATGCAGGTCGGCGTAACCGAGGGCATGCTGCCGTTCAAGCTCGACGACGACGACGGCAAGCAGCAGAAGCTCAGCGATGAAACGGCAGCGCGGCTGCAGGAAGAACGCCGCCTGATGTATGTGGGCATCACCCGCGCCCAGCGCACGCTGGCCGTGAGCTGGACCAAGCGCCGCAAAAAAGGCCGCGAGATGGTGGCCTGCCAGCCCAGCCGTTTCATCAAGGAAATGGGCCTCGATGCGGCCACGGCCAAGGAAGACCCGCGCGAGAAGCTGCGCAAGCTGCGCGAGGAATTTGCCGCACGCAAGAACCAGGCGGCGCCAGGCGCCGCCAACTGA
- the hemE gene encoding uroporphyrinogen decarboxylase, giving the protein MSFAPLTNDTFLRACRRQATDYTPLWLMRQAGRYLPEYKATRAKAGSFMGLATNVDYATEVTLQPLERFPLDAAILFSDILTVPDAMGLGLSFAEGEGPRFAKVVRDEAAVAELAVPDMDKLRYVFDAVTNIRKALNGRVPLIGFSGSPWTLACYMTEGKGSDDYRTVKSLMYSRPDLMHRILEVNADSVAAYLNAQIDAGAQAVMIFDSWGGVLADGAFQEFSLTYTKRVLAGLKRIGVDGSDVPRIVFTKGGGIWLPDMKDIDCEVLGLDWTANLGKARAIVGGEIGGPGKALQGNIDPNVLFAAPEQVAAQARAVLDSFGKPHTDKRTTGPTHIFNLGHGISQFTPPEHVAALVEAVHKHSRLQRAQG; this is encoded by the coding sequence ATGAGTTTCGCCCCCCTGACCAATGACACCTTCCTGCGCGCATGCCGTCGCCAGGCTACTGACTACACGCCCCTGTGGCTGATGCGCCAGGCGGGACGCTACCTGCCCGAATACAAGGCCACCCGCGCCAAGGCCGGCAGCTTCATGGGCCTGGCCACCAATGTGGACTACGCCACCGAGGTGACCCTGCAGCCGCTGGAACGCTTCCCTCTGGACGCGGCCATTCTGTTCAGCGACATCCTGACCGTACCCGACGCCATGGGCCTGGGCCTGTCGTTCGCCGAAGGCGAAGGTCCGCGCTTTGCCAAGGTCGTGCGCGACGAGGCCGCCGTGGCCGAGCTGGCCGTGCCCGACATGGACAAGCTGCGCTATGTGTTTGACGCCGTCACCAATATCCGCAAGGCGCTCAATGGCCGTGTGCCCCTGATCGGCTTCTCGGGCAGCCCCTGGACTCTGGCCTGCTACATGACCGAGGGCAAGGGCAGCGATGACTACCGCACCGTCAAGTCGCTGATGTACTCGCGCCCCGACCTGATGCACCGCATCCTGGAAGTCAACGCCGACAGCGTGGCCGCCTACCTGAACGCCCAGATCGATGCCGGCGCCCAGGCCGTGATGATTTTTGACAGCTGGGGCGGCGTGCTGGCCGACGGCGCTTTCCAGGAATTCAGCCTGACCTATACCAAGCGCGTGCTGGCCGGGCTCAAGCGCATCGGCGTGGACGGCAGCGATGTGCCCCGTATCGTCTTCACCAAGGGCGGAGGCATCTGGCTGCCCGACATGAAGGACATCGACTGCGAAGTGCTGGGTCTGGACTGGACCGCCAATCTGGGCAAGGCTCGCGCCATCGTGGGCGGCGAGATCGGCGGCCCCGGCAAGGCGCTGCAGGGCAATATCGACCCCAATGTGCTGTTTGCCGCGCCCGAGCAGGTCGCCGCCCAGGCGCGCGCCGTGCTGGACAGCTTTGGCAAGCCCCATACCGACAAACGCACCACCGGCCCCACCCACATCTTCAATCTGGGTCATGGCATCAGCCAGTTCACCCCGCCCGAACATGTGGCCGCGCTGGTCGAAGCTGTGCACAAGCACTCGCGCCTGCAGCGCGCTCAGGGCTGA
- a CDS encoding AEC family transporter: MLSVLLITFPFFALVACGFAATWRGILPQAAIPGLNAFVLYFALPCMLYRFGAQTPIHQLLDINVTLVYLLCAVLMVGATVLLTRRRLGWNDAAFGALVAAFPNTGFMGVPMLAALLGAQSAGPVIVTMAIDMVVTTSACIALSRLDLAGGQGIWLAVRNSLKGMASNPMPWSILLGGLASAMGWVLPGPVDKTVAMLAAAASPVALFTIGAVLARSQMNSHERVAARDYVPVALAKLVVHPLLVWAVGLAAISMGLGLQHETLVVLVLLAALPSASNVSLLTERYGAHSGRVARIILVSTSLAFLSFSAAVALMT; encoded by the coding sequence GTGCTGTCCGTTCTACTCATCACCTTTCCCTTCTTTGCGCTGGTGGCTTGCGGCTTTGCTGCCACATGGCGCGGCATCCTGCCCCAGGCAGCGATCCCCGGCCTCAACGCCTTTGTGCTGTACTTCGCGCTGCCCTGCATGCTGTACCGCTTTGGCGCGCAGACACCGATTCATCAGCTGCTCGACATCAACGTCACCCTGGTCTATCTGCTCTGTGCGGTGCTGATGGTGGGCGCGACCGTGCTGCTGACACGCAGACGCCTGGGCTGGAACGATGCCGCATTCGGTGCTCTGGTGGCAGCGTTTCCCAACACCGGCTTCATGGGCGTTCCCATGCTGGCGGCGCTGCTGGGCGCGCAGAGCGCGGGGCCGGTGATCGTGACCATGGCCATCGACATGGTCGTCACCACCTCCGCCTGCATTGCGCTGTCGCGGCTCGATCTGGCGGGAGGGCAAGGAATCTGGCTGGCGGTGCGCAATTCGCTCAAGGGCATGGCGTCCAATCCCATGCCTTGGTCGATTCTGCTGGGCGGTCTGGCGTCGGCCATGGGCTGGGTATTGCCCGGCCCGGTGGACAAGACCGTGGCCATGCTGGCCGCAGCGGCTTCGCCGGTGGCCTTGTTCACCATAGGCGCCGTGCTGGCGCGCTCGCAGATGAACAGCCACGAACGCGTGGCAGCGCGGGACTATGTGCCGGTTGCGCTGGCCAAGCTGGTCGTCCATCCGTTGCTGGTCTGGGCCGTCGGACTGGCCGCGATCTCCATGGGCCTGGGGCTCCAGCACGAAACCCTGGTGGTACTGGTGCTGCTGGCGGCTCTTCCCTCGGCCAGCAATGTGTCGCTGCTGACCGAGCGCTACGGCGCCCACAGCGGCCGAGTGGCGCGCATCATCCTGGTGTCGACCAGCCTGGCCTTCCTCAGCTTCTCCGCTGCCGTGGCGCTGATGACCTGA
- a CDS encoding acyl-CoA thioesterase, whose translation MSEVAMASERFVTQMPIRFAHCDPAGIIFFPQYLVLFNGLVEDWFNNALGLSYADMVQKDRVGLPIVHLECDFRAITRMGETVALGLSVARLGNRSLTLDVDCTGPEGQLRVTAQKVLVFTSLQTHQAISAPPAIRRAIERWLSSSNPTENRS comes from the coding sequence ATGAGTGAGGTAGCAATGGCTTCAGAACGCTTTGTGACGCAGATGCCGATTCGCTTTGCGCATTGCGACCCGGCGGGCATCATCTTCTTTCCGCAGTATCTGGTGCTGTTCAACGGACTGGTGGAAGACTGGTTCAACAACGCGCTGGGCCTGAGCTATGCGGACATGGTGCAAAAGGACAGGGTGGGTCTTCCCATCGTGCACCTGGAGTGCGATTTTCGCGCCATCACCCGCATGGGGGAAACCGTGGCGCTGGGCCTGTCGGTCGCCAGGCTGGGCAATCGTTCGCTGACACTCGATGTGGACTGCACGGGCCCGGAGGGACAGCTGCGCGTGACGGCGCAGAAAGTGCTGGTCTTCACCAGTCTTCAAACCCATCAGGCGATCAGTGCGCCACCCGCAATTCGCCGCGCCATCGAACGCTGGCTGAGTTCATCCAATCCAACAGAAAACAGGAGTTGA
- a CDS encoding asparaginase encodes MQKQVFRQSLLAATIAVLGVLSAPGAALAQDASPAAAQAAKAQAAKPNVVVLATGGTIAGAGASTVNSATYTAAKVPVDKLLAGLPELAQIANVRGEQVFQIASESFTNDNLLTLAKRVSQLAKQPDVDGIVITHGTDTLAETAYFLSLTVHTDKPIAVVGSMRPGTALSADGALNLVNAVSVAGSKDAKGKGVFVTMNDEINTARDVNKDINIQTGAFKSQWGPLGMVVEGKNYWFRAPVKRHTMNSEFNIDNIDKLPQVDIVYAYGSVQPTAVNALVDAGAKAIVHAGTGNGSVADRMVKPLQDARGKGVLVVRSSRVPYGFVLRNAEQPDDKYDWVVAHDMRPEKARLLTMLALTKGANTKELQRMFWEY; translated from the coding sequence ATGCAAAAACAAGTCTTCCGCCAGTCCTTGCTGGCTGCCACCATTGCCGTTCTGGGCGTTCTGTCCGCCCCCGGCGCAGCCCTGGCGCAGGATGCATCGCCTGCGGCCGCGCAGGCGGCCAAGGCGCAGGCAGCCAAGCCCAATGTAGTGGTACTGGCCACGGGCGGCACGATTGCGGGTGCCGGTGCCTCGACCGTCAACAGCGCCACTTACACGGCCGCCAAGGTCCCTGTGGACAAGCTGCTGGCCGGCCTGCCCGAGCTGGCCCAGATCGCCAATGTGCGCGGCGAGCAGGTGTTCCAGATCGCTTCCGAGAGCTTCACCAACGACAATCTGCTGACACTGGCCAAGCGCGTCTCGCAGCTGGCCAAGCAGCCTGATGTGGACGGCATCGTCATCACCCACGGCACAGACACGCTGGCCGAGACGGCCTACTTCCTGAGCCTGACCGTGCACACCGACAAGCCCATTGCCGTGGTCGGCAGCATGCGCCCGGGCACGGCCCTGTCCGCCGATGGTGCGCTGAACCTGGTCAATGCCGTCAGCGTGGCCGGCTCCAAGGACGCCAAGGGCAAGGGCGTCTTCGTCACCATGAATGACGAGATCAACACCGCCCGCGATGTGAACAAGGACATCAACATCCAGACCGGTGCCTTCAAGAGCCAGTGGGGCCCGCTGGGCATGGTGGTCGAGGGCAAGAACTACTGGTTCCGCGCACCCGTCAAGCGCCACACCATGAACTCCGAGTTCAATATCGACAACATCGACAAGCTGCCCCAGGTGGACATCGTCTATGCCTATGGCAGCGTCCAGCCCACGGCCGTGAATGCCCTGGTCGATGCCGGCGCCAAGGCCATCGTCCATGCCGGCACCGGCAATGGCTCGGTGGCCGACCGCATGGTCAAGCCGCTGCAGGATGCCCGCGGCAAGGGCGTGCTCGTCGTGCGCTCGTCACGCGTGCCTTACGGCTTTGTGCTGCGCAATGCCGAGCAGCCCGACGACAAGTACGACTGGGTGGTCGCCCACGATATGCGCCCCGAAAAGGCACGCCTGCTGACCATGCTGGCGCTGACCAAGGGCGCCAACACCAAGGAACTGCAGCGGATGTTCTGGGAGTATTGA
- the priA gene encoding replication restart helicase PriA: protein MSHTVHVAVQTPAHSAVGDLLSYGSDAPLEPGTLVRVPLGKRELLGVVWDTPAAPEAIPDGVELRSIAAQLQGIAPLDQAWRRLVAFAAYYYQRSLGEIAVAALPPQLREMSPEQLARRLASPKTAKTPAGKHRKAQAAETALASAETVAHTPDASSAMPLIALSAEQSSVFEQIAQNPGPFLLYGSTGSGKTEVYLRAVQAMLDASPEAQALVMVPEINLTPQLEERFIARFVPRYGREAVVSMHSGMTNPQRLKSWLAAHTGRARIVLGTRMAIFASVPQLALIVVDEEHDASYKQQEGARYSARDLAIWRGRDTGAKVILGSATPSLESWHASDPAVGRYLRLHMPSRIGAAGLGAAGSGAAGSGAAGSGVAGLPRVRMVDMGQQPRRAVFSPPLIEAITERVKRGEQSLILLNRRGFAPVLFCADCNWKSDCPHCSAHQVFHKGDRTLRCHHCGFTQRVPFACPSCGNPDILPLGKGTEQLQEELERLLRNVQRPDGNPARVARIDADTTKAKGSLQEQLAQVHAGDVDVLVGTQMVAKGHDFRRITLVAAVQPDSALYSSDYRAPERLFCLLMQAAGRAGRDAQYVKDQGSHPEMWIQSHDPQNAVYTALRKHDYPAFARQQLKERLDAGMPPYAFQAIVRADARTQEAAQAFLNSATQVAREAKLPYLDEVFIYPPIPMAVQRVANVERAQMLLEAANRSALLRFLNAWQQYLHWLRTLPEHRPLVRWLVDVDPLSI, encoded by the coding sequence ATGTCCCATACTGTTCACGTTGCCGTCCAGACCCCTGCCCATAGCGCCGTAGGTGATCTGTTGAGCTACGGTAGCGACGCGCCGCTGGAGCCCGGCACGCTGGTACGCGTTCCCCTGGGAAAAAGGGAGTTGCTGGGCGTGGTCTGGGATACGCCGGCCGCCCCGGAAGCGATTCCCGATGGGGTGGAGCTGCGCAGCATTGCCGCCCAGCTGCAGGGCATAGCGCCACTGGATCAGGCCTGGCGACGGCTGGTGGCCTTTGCCGCCTACTATTACCAGCGCAGCCTCGGCGAAATCGCCGTCGCCGCCCTGCCACCACAATTGCGCGAGATGTCGCCCGAGCAACTGGCCCGGCGGCTGGCTTCGCCCAAGACAGCCAAGACGCCAGCCGGCAAGCACAGGAAGGCACAGGCCGCCGAAACAGCACTGGCGAGCGCCGAGACGGTGGCTCATACGCCTGACGCCAGCAGCGCAATGCCTTTGATAGCGCTCAGCGCCGAGCAGTCCTCGGTTTTCGAGCAGATTGCGCAAAACCCCGGCCCCTTCCTGCTCTATGGCAGCACCGGCAGCGGCAAGACAGAGGTTTATCTGCGCGCCGTCCAAGCCATGCTGGATGCCAGCCCCGAGGCACAGGCTCTGGTGATGGTGCCCGAGATCAATCTCACGCCGCAGCTGGAAGAGCGCTTCATCGCCCGCTTCGTGCCCCGGTATGGCAGGGAGGCCGTGGTCAGCATGCACAGCGGCATGACCAACCCGCAGCGCCTCAAAAGCTGGCTGGCCGCGCACACGGGCCGCGCCCGCATCGTGCTCGGAACGCGCATGGCCATTTTTGCCAGCGTGCCGCAGCTGGCGCTGATCGTGGTCGATGAAGAGCACGATGCCAGCTACAAGCAGCAGGAAGGCGCGCGCTACTCGGCGCGCGATCTGGCCATCTGGCGCGGCCGTGATACCGGGGCCAAGGTCATTCTAGGCAGCGCCACGCCATCCCTGGAGAGCTGGCATGCCTCGGACCCCGCAGTCGGCCGCTACCTGCGCCTGCACATGCCCAGCCGTATCGGCGCGGCCGGCTTAGGCGCGGCCGGCTCAGGCGCGGCCGGCTCAGGAGCGGCCGGCTCAGGCGTGGCCGGTCTGCCCAGGGTGAGAATGGTGGACATGGGCCAGCAACCCAGGCGCGCCGTGTTCTCGCCACCGCTGATCGAGGCCATTACCGAGCGCGTCAAGCGCGGCGAGCAAAGCCTGATTCTGCTCAACCGCCGCGGCTTTGCCCCCGTGCTGTTCTGCGCCGACTGCAACTGGAAGAGCGACTGCCCCCATTGCAGCGCTCACCAGGTCTTTCACAAGGGCGACCGTACGCTGCGCTGCCACCACTGCGGCTTTACCCAGCGTGTGCCGTTTGCCTGCCCCAGTTGCGGCAACCCCGACATCCTGCCGCTGGGCAAGGGCACGGAGCAGTTGCAGGAAGAGCTGGAGCGGCTGCTGCGCAATGTGCAGCGTCCCGACGGCAATCCGGCCCGTGTGGCGCGCATCGACGCCGACACCACCAAGGCCAAGGGTAGTCTGCAGGAGCAGCTCGCCCAGGTGCATGCTGGCGATGTGGACGTGCTGGTCGGCACCCAGATGGTGGCCAAGGGCCATGACTTCCGGCGCATCACGCTGGTGGCTGCCGTGCAACCCGACAGCGCGCTCTACTCCAGCGACTATCGCGCCCCGGAGCGGCTGTTCTGCCTGCTGATGCAGGCCGCCGGGCGCGCCGGGCGCGATGCGCAATATGTGAAGGACCAGGGCAGCCATCCGGAGATGTGGATTCAAAGCCACGACCCTCAGAACGCCGTCTACACCGCACTGCGCAAGCATGACTACCCGGCGTTTGCCAGGCAGCAACTCAAGGAAAGGCTGGATGCCGGCATGCCGCCCTATGCCTTTCAGGCCATAGTCCGAGCCGATGCGCGCACCCAGGAAGCTGCCCAGGCTTTCCTGAATTCCGCCACCCAGGTCGCCAGAGAGGCCAAGCTGCCCTATCTGGACGAGGTGTTCATCTACCCGCCCATCCCCATGGCGGTGCAGCGCGTGGCCAATGTGGAGCGTGCCCAGATGCTGCTGGAAGCCGCAAACCGCAGCGCCCTGCTGCGCTTTCTGAATGCCTGGCAGCAGTATCTGCACTGGCTGCGCACTCTGCCCGAGCACAGGCCGCTGGTGCGCTGGCTGGTGGATGTGGATCCGCTCAGCATCTAA
- a CDS encoding GTP-binding protein: MTSFMPMQPGQGLLRVSLLGPMGIGKTTALRSLCGEFMAGSDVRNLDRAAHSKEFTTVGAEFGEIDLGSGERLQLVGSPGQDRFDFVRRWVLSASVGALLMLDVNDAGAVDYASEMLTGIAELEQAPLMLILSCRSASGARLEAFSSALVARGHEITPLIEADPRDRQQMLDALSVLASLLSLQSQTL; the protein is encoded by the coding sequence ATGACATCTTTCATGCCCATGCAGCCCGGCCAGGGCCTGCTGCGGGTGAGTCTGCTTGGGCCCATGGGCATAGGCAAGACCACGGCGCTGCGCAGCCTGTGCGGGGAATTCATGGCAGGCAGCGATGTGCGCAACCTGGACAGGGCGGCACACAGCAAGGAGTTCACCACGGTAGGGGCGGAGTTTGGCGAGATCGATCTGGGCTCGGGCGAGCGACTGCAGCTGGTGGGAAGTCCCGGCCAGGACCGTTTCGATTTCGTGCGTCGCTGGGTGCTCTCGGCATCGGTGGGGGCGCTGCTGATGCTGGACGTCAACGATGCGGGCGCGGTGGATTACGCCAGCGAGATGCTGACGGGGATCGCAGAGCTGGAGCAGGCTCCCCTGATGCTCATTCTCAGCTGCCGCAGCGCCAGCGGGGCAAGGCTGGAGGCGTTCAGCTCGGCCCTGGTGGCCAGAGGCCATGAGATCACCCCGCTGATTGAAGCCGACCCGCGTGATCGCCAGCAGATGCTGGATGCGCTGAGCGTGCTGGCATCGCTGCTGTCCCTGCAAAGTCAGACCCTATGA